DNA from Sulfodiicoccus acidiphilus:
GACCATTTCGTACCAATAGAAAAAAGGTAATCCTCCCAATGAGGGTTGAACACCGTCGTAGGTGCTTATGAGTCCATACAGTAAAAACGGTAATAGACATAGAACCACATATGCTACGCTTCTACCGTTCATCAATGTTTGGAGGAAGACTATCCTTAAATAACTTACTTTTTCAAAAGTGGGGGTTGAGGTGACCCGCCCACGGCGACCCTCATTTAAACGTCAGTTTTTGGACAATATATTAACGACAGTCACCGACGCGTTAAGCGTAACCTAACCCATGACGTAGGGCTCCGCCCCACTTACCGACCTCACCATTTGTCAATCTCGGAACCTTCGCCCTTCAGGGTGGGGAGGAGGTTAGCCATAACTGCTTTCTGTCCTCATGTAAGACGCCGACTTGCTGCTGCCGCCTCTACGTACTTTCCAGGATTAAGGATTCCCTCTGGGTCGAAGAGCCTCTTAATCCCGAGCATTAGGGACAGGACCCTCTCCCCGTTACTTCTGAGGACTTGTTCCCTCATGACGTTCACCTTCTGCACTCCCACACCGTGTTCGCCGGTAACTGATCCGCCCATTTCCACGGCCATCCTCGCCACTTCCTCAAACAGTTGGGTGGCCGACGCATCTTCCCTTACCATTATGTTGGGATGGAGGTTCCCGTCTCCTATGTGAGCGATAACTGGCATTCTGACCCCATACTTAGTCTCCATCTGTTTCAGTTTCATCATGGCCTCAGGCAACTTAGATACGGGAACTACTACGTCCTCTGCCAAGAACTTGGCTCCGGCGGCCTCGGCCTTAAGAGCTATCGCAGCCTGAGCCCTCAATGAGTAGAGCTTCTCCGCTTCCTCACCCTCGGCCATCACTAACTCCTGCGAGTTTACCTTAACCACGTTTAACACGTCGTCTAGCTGATCCTCTTCGACAGCTATCAGGAGGACTCCCCCCTCAGATTCCTTAAGTCCAGCTGACAGGTGTCTGTTCAGGGCCTTGATCACGTCTACGTCCATGTACTCCGAGAATTCAGGGAGCACTCTAGCCTTCCTTAGCCCCAATATCACGTTGGCTGCGGCTTCGCTATCCCTTAGGAACGCCATCACGGTGATCACCTTTTTTCTAGGCAATGGAGTGATCCTAAGCCACGCCTCGGTCAACACTCCGAGAGTTCCCTCACTACCCACCATAAGATGGACTAGGTCGTAGCCGGCCCTGTTTTTCCTTAAAGGTTCCCCAAGCTTCACAGCAGTCCCGTCGGCCAACACCACTCTGACTGCAAGTACCCACTCCTTGAACGACCCATATTTCACGGCCCTCATCCCACCAGAGCCCTCCACTACCGCACCTCCCACCGAGCATAGGAACGAACTCGCTGGGTCTGGAGGAAGAAAGAAACCCTTTCTCTCCAGTTCTTCGTTTAGCCTAGCTAAGTTCACTCCGGGTTGCACTCTCACGTACCAGTCCACATCGTTTATCTCGAGGATCTTGTCCATCTTCGAAAGGTCTAGTAAGATGCACCCTTCACAACTCGTAGCACCGGTCAAACTTGTCCCCGCTCCCCAAGGCACTAGGGGGATTCTCCTCTCCCTGGCATACTTCACCACCCTTACCACGTCCTCTTCGCTCCTTGCGTAGACGATCAGGGTTGGACGGAGCTTGTAGCCTGCGAAGTCTTCCCTCTCCCTTTCCTCTACCTCAAGCCCCTCAAGATCCATAGTACTAACTAAATTGAGATATTAAAAACGTTCAGAGTTTCCATCTCTCCCTGAGGTGGTACTTTGTCTCTTCTAGAGATCTCGTGAACTTCATCTTCACTTCACTCTTCGACTCTTTGGGTCTCGGCTCCTCTGGCTTTCTCTCCACTCCCCTAACGAAAGCTGGTAGACCTCTACGTAACCCAACTGAATAGCCTCCCTCCAACACCGCGAACCACCTCCTCTTTTCCCTTAGTCCACCCAGAGCCTCAAAGGAGGCCTCGGTGAATTCAAGGGAAGCTAATCCGTCCCCAGAGAAGCCGTCGAAGCCAGCCGAGAACCCAACTACGTCTGGTTTGAACTGATCAAGGAGAGACTGGATGAACGGAATTACCTCTAGGACGAGATCGTCTCCTCCACCGGGCGGGAACAGGATGTTAACCTTGGTGCCTTTACCTTCTCCGTCTCCTGTCTCGAAGGGAAAACCAGTTCCAGGGTAGATCGTGCTAGGATCTTGATGCAGGTCAATGTGAAGGACCTTAGGGTCCAAATAGAAGATCTCTTGCGTTCCGTTACCGTGATGGACATCGAAGTCTATTATCGCAACTCTTCCTTCCGCTTTGGAGGCGGCGTAGGCTATATTGTTAAATATGCAGAAGCCCTGAGTTGGAGCTCCCATCGCCCTTCCATATCTTCCAGCGTGATGTCCGGGAGGCCTCACTAAAGCTATCCCCTCTACTTTATATGCGGTGAAAGCTCCCCCTAGAGCCATCAGGGCGGATTCGTAGGTGAACCTATTAGTGTAGGTGTCAATATCTATTTGCTCTTCAGCCTCAGAGGCCCTTCTCACCATTTCGACGTAAGTCCCGTCATGCACCTCTAGGGGATCTCCAGCTCCCTCCGGACTCAACACCTCCACCTCACCTAAGGCATCTAAGGCCAGCTCTAACCTCGTGCTATTCTCTATGTGAGGAAAGTGGGGTGGATCGTGTTTGGAGTAGATCGAAGAGTAAACTACCTTCATATTCATCGGGCTGCCCTTGCGAGTTATAGGGATTTGGGCCTATGGTTCTGCTTGCTGTTCAGAAGCTCTCATTTAGTCACCTCTGGCTACGAAAGGCCTGCGTTTACTCACGGTCAACCCTTTATTTTATCGGGGGACGAGGGGAAGGGATACAACTTCCGTGAGGATGGATAGCCCCCATATTTAAATAACGTTTGTAGAGATCACATTAACGATGGTCACCGAGAGGCGTCGAAGCGAGGGTCCGCGAAGTACGCCTCCGCCCCATTCGACGGCCCTTCATGGGCACCGACAGATCGGACTGGGACGATCCAGAGTTTAGAACTGGGCAAGGTGAGTGAAAGGAGCAGGAAATCTCTATCGCTAGGTGAGAAGCCCCGTCCGTCAGAGCTGTGTGAGTTAACCAACCAGTGAGTAAGTAGGGGTCAGACTTTCCTAGGGTTTCATGGAATTTCGTATCGACCCTCGTCTTCATACTCCTTGTCCCGCTCCCCAAGCCTAGGTTAGGGAGTGTGGACTACCAGCCGCGATATAGGGAGTCTGATCTAACCCGTTTTCCTCAGGTTGCTCCTCGAGTCCATAGTAGAGTTCTCCTCTACGTGATAATATTAACGTAAAAGTTTATAAAACTCAGATTATTGAAATCACTTAGGTTCTAACGTTATCCCAGTTAATCCCTAGGGTACTACGAACTCCGAGGAACACGAAAAAGTGGTGGGGGAAAGGCGCACGGCACCGGCTCGCTTGATAGCGTTAAAAGGACTAGGCTCGCTAAATCACATCAAATGACAAAAAATTTACAGCTTATCGGAAACTGTCGGCAACGGCACTAGTTGCGGAGAATGAAACAGGAGTCTGAAGTTACTATTTTAATCAAGATTAAAGATAAAAAGCTATGTTGCTTAAGCAAATTGTGTAAAGGACGGCAGGCTAGAGTTCATAAAGTGAACGTTCTCACTCAAGGTAAGCCCTAGCTTGTAGTTTTCACTGGAGTTACTAGGGGAGTGTTGAAAGCCGAGGAGGGCTAGGGCTATTGCGGCTGGGATCGGGACTAGACTAGCGTTAATATATTCTCGTTGCCTAGAGAGTATGATTACGGTTACTGGGGCTGAGCCTAACAACCTCTCCACCTTAGAGGCCTCACTTACGTTCCTAGGGAGACCTACAATAATGTAAGTGTGAGTTCCACTAGTTACCAACACCTCGTGGCCAAACTCTTTAGGAATAGTGGCCATGGCCACCATAGGCTCTCCATCGACCACCACCCCGGTCACATTAATAGGTCCACCTCTGAGGGAAACATTTACCTCCATCATCATTAACGGTACGGTCGAGTAGTTAGTTGGCACAAGCGAGACCCAGCCTACTCCCACTCCCACCATATGCTCCCTTGGAGTATGGGAGGATATCATGAATAATCCCAAACCTGCTAGAACGACGGCCACAATCAGCAACAGGACGGGCAAGTTACGCATTTCGCTATCTAAGAACACTCCAATAAAAATGGAGCAGTTCTCAGGAAAGGCCCAACCTCTTAGAGAGAGTGATTATCCCTTCCTTGAGTCCCAGTCCCAGTCTGGTTCCTTCGTCTACCTCCTCCTCTGTGACGATCCCTTCTCTAATTAACCATTTCCCTTCTTCGAACGCAGGTCTAACAATTTCCTTCGGATCTGGTCCTCCCCCTACCATCATAATCCTGGGTCTAGAGGCCCAGTTGTAGAATCCGGCACCGCTCTTGGTGCCTTTCTTTCCCTCCTTAACTAAGGTCTCCACTGGTGGGCATTCTAGCCTAAGTCCCCTCTTTGCTACTTCCTTACTTATGCTTAGATTGAGGTCTAGGCCGGTGTAGTCGAGGAGCATGAAAATACCCATAGGAAACCCGAGCTCGTAGTATGCGACGGAATCTATCTGTTCCACAGTGTACTTACCTAGTAGTCCACACGCAGCGTTGAATATCCTGAAAAGTATCCTATTGACCACGAAACCTGGAACGTCCTTCCTAACGGGCAGGGGGGTCTTTCCCAACCCCCTCACAATATCTATCGCACGGTTAAAGTAAATCGGCCCGGTATTGTCTCCCCTTATAACTTCTACTAACGGCATCAAGACAGGGGGATTGAAAAAGTGCATTCCAACGAACCTCGCCGGCATTCTAACTGCCCTAGAAAGCTCGGTGATAGGTATGGAGCTAGTGTTGCTCGCTATAATCGATTCGTCATTTGCCTCTTCCGAGGCCTTCCTTAGAACGTCGATCTTAACGTTGAAGTCTTCGAACACAGCCTCTAAGATCAGGTCGTCTCCCCTTACAGCCTCTACTCCAGGCAGGACCTCTATCCTCGACATCACCTCTTCGACGTCCTTGACCTTCCCTTTCTCGGTAAGCTTTTCTACAGACCACCTGATATTCCTTAGGGCCTTCTCTATTTGCGACTTATCCACGTCGAAGATGCCCACTCGATGTCCAGCTAGGGCGAAGACCTCTGCTATGCCTGATCCCATCTGACCTGCACCTAAAACCCCTACCTTCATCCCTTCACCACCCTCTTGGCCTTTCCCTCATACCTAGGCAGAGCTCCAGGTTCTACGAACTCCACCTCGACGTTAACGAATGTCGCCGCACTCAACTTGGATTTAACTACTCTCCTGAGCTCTTCTGAAGGCCTGGAGCATTCCACTCTTAGCTTGAGTGAGGGGGTATTGTCGGAAACTAGGAGCTGGTGCTCACCCAACTCGGGGAAGCTCATGACTATCTCGGCCACAGCAGTTGGATAAACCTTTACTCCCTTGTAAAATATAACGTCGTCGATCCTACCTTTCATGATTGATATACGAGGGTAAGGAAGGTCGTCTGGCTCCTCGAGCTTGGTCTCGTCTCTAGTTCTGTACCTAAGGAGAGGCACGGCTTCTCTATTCAGGGTCGTAAGTGCTATTTCACCTTCCTCTCCTTCGCTCAACACCTCCCCTGTTTCCGGATCCACTACCTCCACCACGAAGTGGTCAGTCCAAATGTGCATCCAAGCGTGGCGATCCTCTGGGCACTCCTGAGCTACACCAGGACCCATGACCTCGGTGAGGCCGTAGATCTCCCTGGCCGCTTCTTTCAAATCTAGTTCTCTTTCTATCCTAGATAGAGTCTCTGGAGTCATTGCTTCAGCCCCTGGGATAACTAGTCTCAGGTCCAGTTTTTAGACCTTCTTTTCTCACCCTCTCAGCGATAACCAGCTCGTAGGAAGGGGTGCCAGTTATTACTGTGGCCTTGAAGTCGACCATGGCCTTTATTAGGGCCTCGGTCCTTCCGGCTCCCCATGGTATCACCTTAGCTCCTATCCTCTGGCCCTCCATGTGCAGACCTATGCCTCCCGTGAAAAGTCCGTAGCCGTAGACGTTAGCTATCACGTCATTGTTCGTTACTCCTGCAGTCCTTAGGCATCTAGCCACTAGGTCCCTCCAAGTTTCCACGTCCTTCGCGGTGTAGGCCCCCACGCTCGGGACGCCTGTCGTCCCGCTTGTCATGTGCCATCCCACTAGCTCCTCGAAGGGTACGGCGAGGAATTCTCCGCCATAAGGGTACCCATCCCTCCTGAGTTCTTCCTTAGTCGTGAAGGGTAACTTGTGGAGGTCGCTCGGACTTCTCAGTTCGTCCGGCGAAAGTCTGGCCTCCTTCATCCTCCTTCTATAGAACGGACTGGAGTTCCAGACCCTCTCCACTAAGGCCCTAAACCGACTTAACTGGACCTTCTCGATCTCCTTCACGCTCAGTCCCTGCGGATCGGTCTCATCCACCGTGAAATATCGTCTAAAGCAAAACAATAAAGTTTCCATAAAAAGGGGGAGGCTCGCGCCTTTTTCTTCAGTTTCTCAAACCTCTTAATGGACCCCAGAGAAGCCTATCGGATAAGGGTAGCCTCAGATCCCTTCACGATCAGGGGAAAAACACTCTTTACCATGACGTGGATTGAGGGATCGAAGTATAAGTCCTCCATATTCTCATTCGATGGTTCGAGGGTAGAGAGGCTGACCTTCACGGGATCAGAACGACTGGGAAGGATCTACGACAACTCTTTCTACTACGTCCAAAATAGAGAAGGGAAGGACAGGTTAATCGTGGTGGAGGCGGGAAAGGAACCTAGGCAGTTGTTTGAAGCGTGCAATATCAAGAAGTTCATGCCCACTCGAGACGGATTGCTCGTTATGGCCCAAGAGTGTGCAGATCTCAAGTCCCCTTACTACGCGAGGAAAGTGAAGTACAAGTTTGATGGGCGTGGACTGCTAAGGACACGTGACTCCCTCTACTACGTGGGAGAGGAATCGAGGAAGTTGGTGAGTGGAGAGTTCGATGTCGTGGATTTCTCTCACTCGGGAGGGAGGACAGTAGTTGTCACGACTGAGGGAGACGACGACGTTGGACTCCAGGATGTCTACGATCTCGATTTGAACACTGGAGAAAGAAGGAAGGTGACCGACGGTTCAGGAATCGTACTGGCAGTGGCACTTTCTCCTTTAGGGGAACTCGCTTACCTTGGCCATAGAAAGGGAAAGGCACCTTGGGCCTCTAATGAGGTTATCTTCCCTGAGAGGGGAAGGAGTTACTTATGTGGAAACAATTGCGGTAGCAAGGTCCTTTCCGACCTCTTCGATTCTACTACAGACAAACTGCAGTGGACAGATGCCATCTATGTAGTAGGGCAAATAGGTGGAGACGCCCTTCTCTTTAGGATAGACGACAAGCCCGAGGAACTGACAGAGCGTGGAATGAGCGTGAGGGGATTCGACGCCTCAGATGAGCTGGCATTGGTTTACAGTACTCCCCAGAAGCCTTCATTGCTCAAGTTCCACAGCGACTACGATCCGAATCCAGGCGTCAAGGGACTCTCCCCTATCAACGTTAAGGTTGGGCAGATCGAGGGTTGGTTAATAGAAGTGTCCAAGGACGCCCCGACCATCCTCTTCGTCCACGGCGGCCCTCACATGGCTTACGGGTCAGCCTACTTCGTGGAGTTCCAATTCTTCGCCTCCAACGGCTTCAATGTGGCGTACGTTAACCCTCGGGGGAGTCAGGGCTACGGTGAGGAGTTCGCGAAGGTCTGTGTGGGAGATTGGGGTGGAGGTGATATGAATG
Protein-coding regions in this window:
- a CDS encoding DUF3311 domain-containing protein, translating into MNGRSVAYVVLCLLPFLLYGLISTYDGVQPSLGGLPFFYWYEMVLLVVAGVLYVIASLITRGRP
- a CDS encoding FAD-binding oxidoreductase, which produces MDLEGLEVEEREREDFAGYKLRPTLIVYARSEEDVVRVVKYARERRIPLVPWGAGTSLTGATSCEGCILLDLSKMDKILEINDVDWYVRVQPGVNLARLNEELERKGFFLPPDPASSFLCSVGGAVVEGSGGMRAVKYGSFKEWVLAVRVVLADGTAVKLGEPLRKNRAGYDLVHLMVGSEGTLGVLTEAWLRITPLPRKKVITVMAFLRDSEAAANVILGLRKARVLPEFSEYMDVDVIKALNRHLSAGLKESEGGVLLIAVEEDQLDDVLNVVKVNSQELVMAEGEEAEKLYSLRAQAAIALKAEAAGAKFLAEDVVVPVSKLPEAMMKLKQMETKYGVRMPVIAHIGDGNLHPNIMVREDASATQLFEEVARMAVEMGGSVTGEHGVGVQKVNVMREQVLRSNGERVLSLMLGIKRLFDPEGILNPGKYVEAAAASRRLT
- a CDS encoding histone deacetylase family protein, whose amino-acid sequence is MKVVYSSIYSKHDPPHFPHIENSTRLELALDALGEVEVLSPEGAGDPLEVHDGTYVEMVRRASEAEEQIDIDTYTNRFTYESALMALGGAFTAYKVEGIALVRPPGHHAGRYGRAMGAPTQGFCIFNNIAYAASKAEGRVAIIDFDVHHGNGTQEIFYLDPKVLHIDLHQDPSTIYPGTGFPFETGDGEGKGTKVNILFPPGGGDDLVLEVIPFIQSLLDQFKPDVVGFSAGFDGFSGDGLASLEFTEASFEALGGLREKRRWFAVLEGGYSVGLRRGLPAFVRGVERKPEEPRPKESKSEVKMKFTRSLEETKYHLRERWKL
- a CDS encoding 3-hydroxyacyl-CoA dehydrogenase, with the translated sequence MKVGVLGAGQMGSGIAEVFALAGHRVGIFDVDKSQIEKALRNIRWSVEKLTEKGKVKDVEEVMSRIEVLPGVEAVRGDDLILEAVFEDFNVKIDVLRKASEEANDESIIASNTSSIPITELSRAVRMPARFVGMHFFNPPVLMPLVEVIRGDNTGPIYFNRAIDIVRGLGKTPLPVRKDVPGFVVNRILFRIFNAACGLLGKYTVEQIDSVAYYELGFPMGIFMLLDYTGLDLNLSISKEVAKRGLRLECPPVETLVKEGKKGTKSGAGFYNWASRPRIMMVGGGPDPKEIVRPAFEEGKWLIREGIVTEEEVDEGTRLGLGLKEGIITLSKRLGLS
- a CDS encoding alpha/beta hydrolase family protein; the protein is MDPREAYRIRVASDPFTIRGKTLFTMTWIEGSKYKSSIFSFDGSRVERLTFTGSERLGRIYDNSFYYVQNREGKDRLIVVEAGKEPRQLFEACNIKKFMPTRDGLLVMAQECADLKSPYYARKVKYKFDGRGLLRTRDSLYYVGEESRKLVSGEFDVVDFSHSGGRTVVVTTEGDDDVGLQDVYDLDLNTGERRKVTDGSGIVLAVALSPLGELAYLGHRKGKAPWASNEVIFPERGRSYLCGNNCGSKVLSDLFDSTTDKLQWTDAIYVVGQIGGDALLFRIDDKPEELTERGMSVRGFDASDELALVYSTPQKPSLLKFHSDYDPNPGVKGLSPINVKVGQIEGWLIEVSKDAPTILFVHGGPHMAYGSAYFVEFQFFASNGFNVAYVNPRGSQGYGEEFAKVCVGDWGGGDMNDLMNFVSHLRDKEGLKGKWGVTGGSYGGFMTNWIVTHSNQFSAAVSERGISNLLSMCGTSDIGFWFNAIESGIDDPWSPEGIRKLMEMSPITYVSRANTPVMLIHGEEDYRCPIEQAEQFFVALKRKGVEAVLVRYQGDGHEHARRGRPENMVDRLEIKLKWFREKLNNNKKEK